In Trifolium pratense cultivar HEN17-A07 linkage group LG7, ARS_RC_1.1, whole genome shotgun sequence, a genomic segment contains:
- the LOC123898997 gene encoding probable L-type lectin-domain containing receptor kinase VII.2 — protein MPQLKLLFILLHTVNIIICCVSTTEFVYNTNFNSTNISLYGNATIQNSILTLLNDTSTSFSIARAFYPHKVPTKPPNSSTLLPFATSFIFAVSPTKHFIPGHGFAFIFTSSRDLNGTTSTEYIGLLNFNNDGNSNNHVFGVEFDIVKNEQFNDTNDNHVGIDVNSLTSLTSHEAGYWGGKYGNEFKVLKMKSGENYQVWIEFNHSRLNVTMARAGRKRPHVPLISMNLNLSGVLMDETYVGFCAANGVKKDSVKILAWSYSNKNFSIGDALVTHNLASFVPQKGWFSGGNAIAVEITSVVCVLIIIGCAALFILYRGNKEEEIEDWEIEYWPHRISFQEIHAATGGFSEENVVYVTGNKSVHKGMLQGVEVAVKRIPHQREGMREFLAEVSSIGRLKHRNLVGFRGWCKEDKENLILVYDFMNNGSLDKWIFECEEGKMLTWEERVKVLKNVAVGILYMHEDWEVTVLHRDIKASNVLLDKDMNARLGDFGLALMHEHHGEVASTTKILGTLGYIAPEVIQIGRASTMSDVFGFGILVLEVICGRRPIEEHKPGLIEWVESLMVLDQLHNAIDERLKKKGGYPIEEAERLLHLGLLCSNSDPSVRPTMRQIVKMLEGDVDSIESDEENMETSLLRRIKSAAMWPRTESGLQNKDHPTFEEVLMFRYNSKSSTSGSSSIPQGPQSDSDIIRDGP, from the coding sequence ATGCCTCAACTTAAGCtacttttcattcttcttcacaCTGTAAACATAATTATATGTTGTGTTTCCACTACTGAATTTGTCTATAATACAAACTTCAACTCAACAAATATTAGCCTATATGGAAATGCAACCATTCAAAATTCCATTCTTACTCTCCTTAATGATACTTCCACTTCCTTCTCAATAGCTCGTGCTTTTTACCCTCACAAAGTACCTACAAAACCACCAAACTCTTCCACACTTCTCCCCTTTGCTACTTCCTTCATTTTCGCGGTTTCCCCTACCAAACACTTTATCCCAGGACATGGCTTTGCCTTCATATTCACATCTTCAAGAGATCTAAATGGAACAACATCAACCGAGTATATCGGTTTACTCAATTTCAACAATGATGGTAACTCTAACAACCATGTTTTTGGAGTTGAATTTGATATTGTTAAAAACGAACAATTCAACGATACAAATGATAATCATGTTGGTATTGACGTAAACTCGCTTACATCTTTAACTTCACATGAGGCTGGCTACTGGGGTGGAAAATATGGCAATGAATTTAAGGTGTTGAAGATGAAAAGTGGAGAAAACTATCAAGTATGGATTGAGTTTAACCATTCTCGTCTAAACGTTACAATGGCTCGGGCAGGGCGAAAGAGGCCTCATGTGCCTCTTATCAGTATGAATCTTAACCTTTCTGGGGTTCTTATGGATGAAACTTATGTTGGATTCTGTGCAGCCAATGGGGTGAAAAAAGATAGTGTTAAGATTCTTGCTTGGAGCTATAGTAATAAGAATTTTTCAATTGGTGATGCTTTAGTTACACACAACTTGGCTTCATTTGTCCCTCAAAAAGGATGGTTTTCTGGAGGAAATGCTATAGCTGTAGAAATAACTAGTGTTGTGTGTGTATTAATTATCATTGGTTGTGCTGCGTTATTCATTCTCTATAGGGgaaataaagaagaagagattgAAGATTGGGAAATAGAGTATTGGCCACATAGGATTAGTTTCCAAGAGATTCATGCAGCAACAGGAGGGTTCTCTGAAGAGAATGTGGTTTATGTAACAGGGAACAAAAGTGTACATAAAGGGATGTTGCAAGGAGTTGAAGTCGCGGTCAAGAGAATCCCTCACCAAAGAGAAGGGATGAGAGAGTTTTTGGCTGAGGTTTCAAGCATAGGAAGATTGAAACACAGAAATTTAGTAGGATTTCGAGGTTGGTGCAAAGAAGACAAAGAAAACTTGATTCTAGTGTATGATTTCATGAACAATGGAAGTTTAGACAAATGGATATTTGAGTGCGAAGAAGGAAAGATGCTAACATGGGAAGAGAGGGTTAAAGTTTTGAAAAATGTAGCCGTGGGGATTCTATACATGCATGAAGATTGGGAAGTTACGGTCTTGCATAGGGATATCAAAGCAAGCAATGTTCTACTTGACAAGGACATGAATGCTAGATTGGGGGATTTTGGTTTGGCTCTTATGCATGAGCATCATGGAGAAGTGGCTAGTACAACGAAAATACTAGGGACATTAGGATACATTGCTCCGGAAGTGATTCAAATAGGAAGAGCGTCGACTATGTCTGATGTGTTTGGCTTTGGAATATTGGTCTTGGAAGTAATTTGCGGACGAAGACCTATTGAAGAACATAAGCCAGGGCTAATCGAATGGGTGGAGTCCCTAATGGTGCTCGATCAATTGCACAATGCTATTGATGAAAGGTTAAAGAAAAAAGGAGGATACCCTATTGAGGAAGCTGAGAGACTGCTACATTTGGGTTTGTTGTGTTCAAATTCAGACCCTAGTGTTAGACCAACAATGAGACAGATTGTGAAAATGTTGGAGGGAGATGTCGACAGCATCGAATCTGATGAAGAAAATATGGAAACAAGTTTGCTTAGAAGAATAAAATCAGCTGCAATGTGGCCTAGAACTGAAAGTGGACTTCAAAACAAAGATCACCCTACTTTTGAAGAAGTTCTAATGTTCCGTTATAATTCTAAGTCGTCTACAAGTGGCTCAAGTTCCATTCCGCAAGGACCACAATCAGATTCAGATATCATTCGAGATGGACCATAA
- the LOC123896560 gene encoding probable L-type lectin-domain containing receptor kinase VII.2, whose amino-acid sequence MSFPMLQLKQLLILLHTVTIIICCVSTTEFVYNTNFNSTNIVLYGNATIQNSILTLTNGTYFSIGRAFYPQKVSTKSPNSSTLLPFATSFIFSVAPIKKVLPGHGFAFIFTPSRGLNGTISNEYIGLFNLTNEGNLNNHVFGVEFDIVRNEEFNDINGNHIGIDVNSLKSLTSHEAGYWGGKYDNEFKVLNIKSGENYQVWIEFMHSKINVTMAPAGQNRPQVPLISMNVNLTGVLVDETYVGFSAATGQIVDSSKILAWSFSNTNFSIGDALVTHNLPTFIPHKGWFSRAKALLLVATGVVFVLIIICCSSIVVFILYRGGKGEGEIEAWELEYWPHRIGFQEIHAATRGFSEENVVAIGGNKSVYKGILQGVEVAVKRIPQESKGMREFLAEVSSLGRLKHRSLVGFRGWCKKENGNLILVYDFMNNGSLDKWIFECEEGKMMAWQERIQVLKNVAAGIQYLHEGWEVKVLHRDIKASNVLLDKDMNARLGDFGLALMHEHHGQVASTTKVLGTLGYIAPEVIRTGRASTMSDVFGFGILVLEVVCGRRPIEEHKPGLVEWVESLMVVGQLHNAIDERLKSKGGYPIEEAERLLHLGLLCSNSNPGVRPIMRQVVKMLEGEMYNTESDEENMEKGLLRRIKSAAMWTRTESGLQYKNHPTFEDIKMFSYKSERTTSGSSSIPQGS is encoded by the coding sequence ATGTCTTTCCCAATGCTTCAACTTAAGCAACTTCTCATTCTTCTCCACACTGTAACCATAATTATATGTTGTGTTTCCACTACTGAATTTGTCTATAATACAAACTTCAACTCAACAAACATTGTGCTATATGGAAATGCAACCATTCAAAATTCCATTCTCACTCTCACTAATGGCACTTATTTCTCTATAGGCCGTGCTTTTTACCCTCAAAAAGTATCAACCAAATCACCCAACTCTTCCACTCTTCTCCCCTTTGCTACTTCCTTCATTTTCTCAGTTGCCCCCATAAAAAAAGTTCTCCCAGGACATGGCTTTGCCTTCATATTCACACCTTCAAGAGGTCTAAATGGAACAATATCAAACGAATATATCGGTCTCTTCAATTTGACCAATGAAGGCAATCTTAACAACCATGTTTTTGGAGTTGAATTCGATATAGTTAGAAACGAAGAATTCAACGATATAAATGGTAATCATATTGGTATCGACGTAAACTCGCTAAAATCCTTAACTTCACATGAGGCTGGCTACTGGGGTGGAAAATATGACAATGAGTTTAAGGTGTTGAACATTAAAAGTGGTGAAAATTATCAAGTTTGGATTGAATTTATGCACTCTAAGATAAACGTTACTATGGCTCCGGCAGGACAAAATAGGCCTCAAGTTCCTCTCATCAGTATGAATGTTAACCTTACTGGGGTTCTTGTGGATGAAACATACGTTGGATTCAGTGCAGCCACAGGGCAAATAGTAGACAGTAGTAAGATTCTTGCTTGGAGCTTTAGTAATACAAATTTTTCAATAGGTGATGCTTTAGTGACACACAACTTGCCGACATTTATTCCTCATAAGGGATGGTTTTCTAGAGCAAAAGCTTTACTTTTAGTGGCCACCGGTGTTGTTTTTGTCTTAATAATCATCTGTTGCAGTAGTATAGTTGTTTTCATTCTATATAGGGGGGGAAAGGGAGAGGGAGAAATTGAAGCGTGGGAACTAGAGTATTGGCCACATAGAATTGGTTTCCAAGAGATTCATGCAGCAACAAGAGGATTCTCTGAAGAGAATGTGGTTGCTATAGGAGGGAACAAAAGTGTGTATAAAGGGATTTTGCAAGGAGTTGAAGTCGCGGTTAAGAGAATCCCTCAAGAAAGCAAAGGAATGAGAGAGTTTTTGGCAGAGGTTTCAAGCCTAGgaagattgaaacatagaagtTTAGTAGGATTTAGAGGTTGGTGCAAAAAAGAGAATGGAAACTTGATTCTCGTTTATGACTTCATGAATAATGGCAGTTTAGACAAATGGATCTTTGAGTGTGAAGAAGGAAAGATGATGGCATGGCAAGAGAGGATTCAAGTTTTGAAAAATGTAGCCGCAGGGATTCAATACCTGCACGAAGGTTGGGAAGTTAAGGTCTTGCATAGGGACATCAAAGCAAGCAATGTTCTACTTGACAAGGACATGAATGCCAGATTGGGGGATTTTGGATTGGCTCTTATGCATGAGCATCATGGACAAGTGGCTAGTACAACGAAAGTACTAGGGACATTAGGATACATTGCTCCAGAAGTTATTCGGACAGGAAGAGCGTCGACTATGTCTGATGTGTTTGGTTTTGGAATATTGGTGTTGGAAGTAGTTTGTGGGCGAAGACCTATTGAAGAACATAAACCAGGACTAGTTGAATGGGTGGAGTCCCTAATGGTTGTTGGACAATTGCACAATGCTATTGATGAAAGGTTGAAGTCTAAAGGAGGATACCCTATTGAGGAAGCTGAGAGATTACTTCATTTGGGTTTGTTGTGTTCAAATTCAAACCCTGGTGTTAGACCAATAATGAGGCAGGTTGTGAAAATGTTGGAGGGAGAAATGTACAacactgaatctgatgaagaaaaTATGGAGAAAGGTTTACTTCGAAGAATAAAATCAGCTGCAATGTGGACTAGAACTGAAAGTGGACTTCAATACAAAAATCACCCTACTTTTGAAGATATTAAAATGTTTAGTTATAAATCTGAGAGAACTACAAGTGGCTCAAGTTCCATTCCACAAGGATCATAA
- the LOC123899574 gene encoding expansin-B3-like gives MKHHRVSALFFSSLCSFILVQGLSQHSVHLDTHWYPGTATWYGEAEGDGSTGGACGYGSLVDVKPLKARVGAVGPVLYKKGEGCGECYKVKCLDHSICSKRAVTVIITDECPGCPSDRTHFDLSGAAFGHMAVKGENGQLRNKGEIPIVYRRTTCVYTGKNIAFQVNEGSTPYWLSLLVEFEDGDGDIGSMHIQEAGSSEWLQMNHLWGANWCIIAGPLKGPFSVRLSTSTGRGLTAKDVIPSNWSPKSTYTSRLNFSP, from the exons ATGAAGCACCACCGTGTCTCCGCCTTGTTTTTTTCAAGCCTCTGCAGCTTTATACTTGTGCAGGGACTGAGTCAGCATAGTGTCCACCTTGATACACATTGGTACCCTGGAACTGCTACTTGGTATGGTGAAGCTGAAGGAGACGGTAGCACAG GAGGGGCGTGTGGGTATGGTAGTTTGGTGGATGTGAAGCCGTTAAAGGCAAGAGTAGGGGCAGTGGGGCCAGTGTTGTATAAGAAGGGAGAAGGGTGTGGGGAGTGTTATAAGGTGAAGTGTTTGGACCATAGCATATGCTCGAAGCGGGCAGTGACGGTTATAATAACAGACGAATGTCCTGGCTGCCCGTCTGATAGAACACACTTCGACCTTAGTGGTGCTGCTTTTGGTCACATGGCTGTTAAAGGCGAGAATGGTCAACTTAGAAATAAAGGTGAAATCCCAATTGTTTACCGAAG AACAACATGTGTATACACTGGCAAAAATATTGCTTTCCAAGTTAATGAAGGCTCCACACCATATTGGTTGTCACTTTTAGTTGAGTTTGAAGATGGAGATGGTGACATAGGCTCCATGCACATACAAGAA GCTGGGTCAAGTGAGTGGCTACAAATGAATCATCTATGGGGTGCAAATTGGTGTATTATTGCAGGACCTTTGAAAGGACCTTTTTCTGTTAGACTAAGTACATCCACTGGGAGAGGGCTTACTGCTAAAGATGTTATTCCATCTAATTGGTCTCCAAAATCAACTTATACTTCTCGCTTAAATTTCTCTCCTTAA